The window TTCTATATCATTAATCTTTTCATTTAGAATAACCTTCTTGATTTCCATTTCGGTACAAGACCCCATATTTTTTGCGAATAAACCTTCATCTGTACCCCAAATATTACAATAAATTTGCCAGCCAGAAGTATCTTGCCAATGATGGGCAAATAGAGTACAATTTATTTTTGAAGGGTATGGGGTTCTATCTGGCAATGCTGATATAAATGAAGTATATGCTTTATAGCTTATTGTAGCGTGATTATTTACAAAACATTGGCCCGTTGGATAGATATATTGGAAATCTACTGATTTGAAACCGGCATTTGTAATATGCCAATCAGGCTCATCAACAAGAGGCTGATTGGCGTATGATTGTTGTTCATCGATTGTTAGATTGCCACGAAATATTTTGTACATATGTTTGTTTGTAGCAATTGCTAAATAGTCTTCATTTCGTACTTGAGGATTATTTCTATAGTAGGCTATATCTCTTTTAGAACTTATAATAGAGATATCATTGATTCTTGTAACACCAGGATAATTAACTTTTATTTCATGCTTTGTTTCATTTCTAACGTGAATAATAAGATCTGGTTTGATTAGAAAATACATTTCTGATGCATTGTAACCAGTAATTTGTGCAATGTTTAAACCGTTTGTTAATGGATAAATATTAAAAGCTTCATCACCTTCTTTTTTATAAAACACATTTCCTGATTGTGTTAAACCCCAAACGGTATGGTCTTCAACAGAAACAAATACTTGCTTAAAGGATTGATCTTCAAGAAAAGATTCGCCTATGGTTAAGTTTAACTGGCCTTTAGTGATAAATGGAAAAGATAGCAGTAAGCAAGTGAGAAGTAAGGTGTTAAAATTTAGCTTGAGAAACATGTGCAATTATACTATATAAAAATTGCAACTAAAATTTGTTTCTACATCATCTACAAATACACATTGGGCATTATTTCCCAAGCCCAGGGTTTTTTAAACGTTTTAAAAGTCCTTAACTTAGAGAAATATAAAACTTCACTTGTCCGTTGATTTGCAATGTCTCTTCTGTTCAAATTGCCATTGGTGGTAAATAACTCACGAGTTTTGAAATCGTAAATTCGTTCCGTCATATCGCCATTATTTTGATTATAATATAAGTTTATGGCATTTGTTAGGAACCAATCTTTATTTTCAAATTTGAAAGTGTAGCCCAATTCCCAGCGCCAATCCGAACCGCCTTGAAACCTTAAATAAAGCTGTTGATCCTTAATGGCAATCCGTTGAAGTGGATCGCCATGTTTCCCACCTTCTTCTGATCTTAAAATAAAATCGTTGTTTTGAACGGATAAATTATAATTTCCCGTTAATTTATCTTTAAAATAAATAGCCAGTATCCTAGGTTTTTGAGTTTCATTAATTATAGCCGTAGTGTTGTCTCCATAAACCCTTGTTTCGCTAACTGGCTTATCGTATTCAAAAATTAAGGCTAAATCTATGGACTGATCATTATTTAAATCGCCATGCGAGGTATCAATTACATTCCAATTGTTTGGCGTAAGTTGGTTAATTGTTAAGCCACGGCTTATAACTTTGGGAAATTTAAAAGTATTTTGTCCGAAACTAAGTTGCACAAAATGCGTAATAAAAAACAAAATCAAAATTCTCATTCAGGCAATTATCATGGTTATTTCTTTATCAGAACGATTAGATTGATGTTTTAGTTTGAATGTTAGCTTAGATTATTGAGAGTCTTTCCTTTCAGCACAAACTTTTTTGAGTTATACTCGACTACAGCGAACATGAATACCGATTTTTTTCCGATATGAGTAACGCGGAACTTTCCAAACAAAAGAAAACTGTACTTGCTTTCTAATAATAATTTCGTTTATTGATTCCTAGTCATTAATCTTTAAAAATCCATTACTTTTGTAAAAATATAATTCCATTTGAAAACCGAAATTTTCGTTATTACGCCGCCGTTTACACAACTGAATACTCCGTATCCGGCATCAGCTTACATAAAAGGGTTTTTAAACACCAAAAATATAAGCACAACTCAGGCAGATTTAGGTATTGAGGTAATTTTAGAATTGTTCTCAAAACAAGGATTAAACAATTTATTTGAGGTAGAAAACGGGAGTCTGAAAAGTGATAATGCAAAACGTATTTTAGCTTTAAAAGAAGAATATTTAAAAACGATAGATAATGTAATTGCCTTTTTGCAGGGTAAAAATCCAACACTTGCTTTACAAATTTGTAGTGATGATTTTTTACCACAAGCCTCTCGATTTGCGCAGTTAGAAGAATTAGATTGGGCTTTTGGGGCAATGGGTACGCAAGATAAAGCCAAACATTTAGCCACACTTTATTTAGAAGATATTTCAGATTATATTGTAGAATGCATTGATGAAAATTTTGGTTTTAGTCGTTACGCTGAGCGTTTGGGCAGAAGCGCAAATTCGTTTGATGAGCTTTACGATGCCTTATTGAAACCGCCAACTTACATAGATCAAATTTTAGTATCGATCTTAGAAGAGAAAATTTTTAATATACAACCTAAACTATTTTTAATTTCGGTTCCTTTTCCAGGAAATTTATACAGCGCTTTCCGTTGTGCGCAATGGGTTAAAGCCAATTATCCAGACATAAAAGTTTCTATGGGCGGCGGCTTTCCGAATACGGAATTACGTTCGTTGTCGGATAAAAGGGTTTTCGAATTTTTTGATTATATAACCTTGGATGACGGAGAATTGCCAATAGAACTGCTTCATCATAATATAATACATCCAATCCCTGTTGAAGCTCATTTTTACAAGCGAACTTTTCTATTGGAAAATGGTGAGGTAGTTTATAAAAACGATGCATTTAGAAGCGATTACAAGCAGGCAGATGTAGGTACGCCAGATTATTCGGGCTTATTGCTAGATAAATATATTTCTGTAATTGAAATTGTTAATCCGATGCACCGCATGTGGAGCGATGGGAGATGGAATAAATTAACGATGGCACATGGTTGTTATTGGGGCAAATGTACTTTCTGTGATATTTCCTTAGATTATATCAAAGTTTATGAACCTGTCGCCGCTAGATTAATTGTTGATCGCATTGAAGATTTAACTGCTAAAACTGGTCAAAATGGTTTTCATTTTGTTGATGAAGCGGCGCCACCGGCTTTAATGAGAGAGGTTGCGCTTGAAATTATTAGAAGAAAAATTTCTGTAACCTGGTGGACGAATGTTCGTTTCGAAAAGAGTTTTAGTTTAGATTTATGTTTGCTTTTAAAAGCATCTGGCTGTATCGCAATTTCTGGCGGTTTAGAAGTGGCTTCAGATCGCTTGCTAAAATTAATCGACAAAGGCGTAACGGTTGAACAGGTTGCCAAAGTAACCCGAAATTTCACTGAAGCAGGCATAATGGTTCATGCTTATTTAATGTATGGTTATCCTACACAAACAATTCAAGAAACAGTAGATAGCCTAGAAATGGTGCGCCAATTATTCGAAATGGGCATTTTACAATCTGGCTTTTGGCATCAATTTGCCATGACTGCTCATAGTCCGGTGGGCATGTATCCCGAAAAATTTGGCGTAGTTAAAGAGACAGAATCAATTGGAAGCTTTGCCAATAATGACCTCAATTATTTTGATAAAACAGGTATCGATCATAATCAATTTAGCTACGGGTTGAAGAAATCGCTCTTTAATTTTATGCATGGATTATGTTTTGATTACGAACTTCAAGACTGGTTTGACTTTAAAATTCCCAAGACGAAAATCCCATCAAATTTTATTGAAATGGCTTTAAATAACGATGATAAATTTAACGTAAAGCCAACTGCAAAAGTCATCTGGATGGGAGGGAAACCTTCAGCAGAATATATTACTAAATCAAAAAAAGGTAATTCTTGGGAAATGGCCGCTTTAACTTTTCACGCTAAAAAGAAAAGTTTCACCATTCAAACTAATAAAAATGAAGGTGCTTGGCTGGTTGCTATCCTCGAAAAAATATCTATTTCGAATGAAAAAGTTCACACATTTTTAGAGGTTAAAACCGATTTTGAAACTGAAATAGAAAATTTTGAGTTGTTTTGGTATTCAAAACCGATCAACACATTAAGAGATTATGGCTTATTGGTTTTATAACAATTTGCATCGAAGCTATAATAGTTTAACCAACATTTATTGCTAAATACTATTATTATTTAAGTCAACTCTTTTATAAAATAAATGTCCTTTTAAAAGTCTTTTTCCAATTTGGATACCTTCCTTTTCTACCAAATAATAACATAACGATGCAATTGTTATGGTAATTAAGGCACAAGGAATTACAAATATCCAGAAAAATCCCTCGCTTTTAAATGAATGATTTAAGATATAAGGAATTTTCAAAAACACGTAAATAATTGCCATATGGAGCAAGTATAAACTGTAGCTAATATTTCCTAAACGTTTTGCTCCCTTAAGTTTTAGTAATCCAAATAGATCTGAACCGTTGCTTATTAAATAAAATGCGATTAATAAAATAATAATTTGAGGTACGCCAAGAAGTGAATGAAAGAAAACGATAATGCTTATTAAGCAAAGCGAAACTAGGAAAGAGCTTATCATTAAATTTCTTTTCGTTTGATATTGTATGTGTTTCAAAGCAGCACATAACATTCCGCAGAAAAAGAAAACTATCCAACATTTTTTCTCACTATGACCAATACCGATATAAACCAAAATCAATGTTAGTCCAATAACACTAACAAGAAACGGCTTCTTTTTTGCAAGGAAAGCTAGGATTGGCAAAGAGAAGTAGAAATACCATTCTAGTTTTAAAGTCCATATTACGCCTAATAAACGTTCCATGTGTACTTTATTTAAATCATCTACAGGAAAAATACCAAGAGCTAAATATTTAACTCCTGCAGTTATAACCTGTACTGGCGAAGATTGAAAACTGAAACTTGTAGAAACCAGAACAATTATTAGTACAAATACGTAAGTAAGATAATAAGCAGGAGCGATGCGGAAAAATCTGGAGATTAAAAACTTGAACCAGTTTTTAGCACCATCAGATTCTATTATTTTACCATAGAAAAGATAACCCGTAATCATAAAGAAAAATGATACTCCAAGCGGCCCTAACATTCCATTAAAAACATGATATGTTGACCATTGATGGTGTCTAATAAAACTATAATTGCTATCTAAATGATTTATAAATACCGCAAAAGCTAAAAAACCACGCAGTCCGTCCAACGTAGAAACCCGCTGCGTTATTGGAGCGGAGGTTTCATCTAGTTTTTTAAATATCGGAAGCGATATGAATAAGAGTGCTACAATGGTTAATAGCAAAAAAGGAAGAGCGTCCATTTTTTTCTGATTTGATTTATACTAATTATTTCGATATAAATTTAAAAAGTTAAAAACCAAACGTCTACTTAAACTTACTTATGTAACTTGAATTGGGTTATTGGTGAGAAAATATGAGCAATTATTAATCGCAATGTGGAACGGTGAAGGTCCAAGTTTCCGAATCGCTATTCGGAATAATGTATCCATTTCCTTTGGCATTTTCAAACCATAATTTGCCACGCAATTTTTCTCTTGTACCCATTTCATTCATGGTAGCACTATCATATAAACGCCCATTTATCATTACAAATTTTATTTTTTCTGAATTGCGAATATCATCTAAAGGGTTATCATCCATCACAACTAAATCTGCTAATTTTCCAACTTCTAAAGATCCAATTTCTTTGTTCATGCCTAAATAACTTGCTCCATTAACCGTGGCATTTCTAATGGCTTGTAAAGGCGAAAAACCACCTTGTACCATCATCCATAGTTCCCAATGCGCACCCAATCCTTGAATTTGGCCGTGTGCACCCAGGTTAACTTTTGTTCCGCCATCAGCTATTTTTTTGGTTGCTTTAGCAATATCAATGTGGTTGTAATCGCTATATTCTGAAGTTGTTCTCCTTCTTGCTCTTGCATCAATAATAGATCGTGGCGTAAAAGCCAAAAGTTTATCATTCTCCCAAACGTTTGTTCTATCATACCAATAATTTTCTCCCCACTGGCCTCCATAAGCAACAATTAAAGTTGGTGTATAACCAACATTTGTGCCGTTCCACAGGGCGGTTACATCTTTATAAACTGGTAAAACCGGAATGCTATGTTCAATGCCTGTATGGCCATCAGCTACCATGTTCATATTCGTGAAAAAGGTTGATCCACCTTCTGGCACCACTTCCATTTTTAACTGTCGGGCTGCTTCCAAAATTTGCTGGCGTTGCTCTCTTCTAGGCTGATTATATGATTTTACAGAAAACGCACCAACAGCTTTTAGCCTTTTTAAATTGGCCAGTGCATCCTCCAAACTATTTATCACAACTTTAAAATCTCCGTCAGCTCCATATAAAATCGATCCGGTGGAATAAACCCGTGGACCAATCATTCTACCTGCCTTAAGCATTTCGCTCTGACTAAAAACCATCTCAGTATTGCTCGATGGATCATGAGAAGTAGTAACTCCAAAAGCTAAATTTGCCATGTAACTCCAGTCGCTTTGTGGTGTAATCCCATCAGGACTTGTGCGCAAATGAGCATGCACATCAATAATGCCTGGCATTATTGTTTTGCCAGTTACGTCAATAACTTTTGCGTTAGCTGGAATAGTAATTGTATCAGATTTTCCAATCGAGATTATCTTGTTTCCATCAGTTAAAATAGTGCCATTTTCAATCACTTCATCGCCTTTCATTGATATTATTCTAGCTCCTTTTAAGGCGACCAATCCTGTTGGAACATCGCTTTTTAAAGTAAGATTAATATCAGTGGATGTTGCTTGAGTTTTAGGTGAAGTACCGTCAAAATTAAAGGCTTTATTTACATCAATGGTGAAATATTTTGGCCCTAATGTCCAATGTAAATTTTTACTATCTGCACTCCATTGCATATAGGTGCCGCCTTCAGTCGTAACTTTTGTTACAGGAATCGCTTTATTTCCTGCCGATGCATCTTGTGCAGTTCCAACGTTTATCATTGGCGTGATGTAAACATTAAAAAGTTCGGTAAAAGCCAAATATTTATTATCCGGACTCACTATGAATTGATTTGCATATTGGGAGGTAAAATGCGTTCGTTCGTTTGCGCCATTTAAATCAATACTTTTCAAAGCTTTTTTGCCATCAGCAGAACTTTGAAAGTAAATTCGTGTATCCGTATTATTAAACTGCGGTTTAATTCCATTATCAGAAACAAGTATTTTTGATCCACCGCTTGCTGGCATGATAAAAATTCCAGTTCCGCGACCATAATTATAACCTAAAACATCGTTTCCGCTTCCTTTTCTGAAAACAATTTTTTCCCCTTTGGTGGAGTATTGTGGCGAATAATAAAAGCCTTTCTCATCGCTGAGGGTGATTGTTTTTCCGGATTTTAAATCAGTTCTCTTTATCGCTCCTCGAAGTTCATCATTCCATGTGGTGTAAATAATATATTTCCCATCAGGACTAAAATTTGGCTCGAACTCAAAATCAAGTCCTTCTGTTAAACGCTCTGGTTTTCCACTTGATAAATCTTGTCTATAAATATAACCAGCTGCATTAAAAACAATCGTTTTTCCATCCGGAGATGTAGTTAATTGCCTTAACATTTTTGCTGAAAATTCATTATCGAAAACAGGATTTTCAAAATGTAATGCTTGTTGAATGGTTTGAACAGTATTAGCTTTAAAAGGAATTGTTGAATTAATTAATGTAACTATATCAGTTTTTTTAATTTTACCTTTTGCATAGAAAACTATGCTTTTACTATCTGGCATCCAAGCAAAATTTGGATAAACACCAAAAATAGCCCAGGTTTCTTGCTGATCATGAGATAAGTCGTCGTATATAGGCCATTCCTCACCTGTTTTTATATTTTGAACATAAAGCACAGATTTTAATCGAACCCGTTTTACAAACGCAATCAAATTTCCATCAGGAGAGACTTGAGGTCTACAAGCACCGCCTTGTTCATTAATAAGCGTTGTTAACTTTCCATTATTTAAATCCAATTGGCGAATGGCGTAAATGGTACCGTTTGGATCTTTACTATACTCAAAATTTGGCCCCGGACTAACATCTTCACTAAAGTAAACGAACTTTCCATCAGGAGATACATTAGGTTCGCCAGCATCTTGTTGGTCGTTTTTTCTTTTAGTTAATTGTATTCCGTCACCACCATTAATATTATACATCCACATTTCGCCGGAACCTAAAGATCTGCCAGCGGTAAAATGTTTTCGGGCAATTAAATACTCACTATTGGGCATCCAAGTTGCGTTATTCAACAATCTAAAACTTTCTTTTGTGATTTGTTTTTTGCCCGAACCATTACGATTCATAATCCAAATGTTATCGCCGCCGCTCTTATCGCTTGTGTAAGAAATGTATTTTCCATCCGGACTAAACCGAGGCTGCACATCAAAAGCAATACCGCCACTTAATAATTTTGCCGTTCCACCAGCGATTGGCATTGAATAAATATCGCCTATCAAATCAAACACAATTTCTTGTCCATCTGCACTTACATCTAAATTCATCCAGGTACCTTCATCTGTATTGATGGTTACATTTTTGGTAGTACCAAGATATTTTTCTACATCCCATTTTTTATCCTGGGATTTAGCTATAAAAAATATAAGTGAAAAAATGGTTAATAAGTAAAGGTGTTTCATCTAATTGTTTATTAATTGGGCCGCAATTTAGTAATATCAATAGCTTTTTTATAGTTTTGATACTGCCGATTTATGACAGCAATAGAGATTTTACAAAAATACTGGGGGCACCAAGCTTTCAGACCATTACAACAAGACATCATTTCTTCGGTTTTAGAAGGGCAGGATAGTTTAGCGCTACTGCCAACTGGCGGAGGAAAATCCATCTGTTTTCAGATTCCTGCTTTAGTGATGGATGGCATTTGTATTGTGGTTTCGCCGCTTATTGCGCTGATGAAAGATCAGGTTGAAAATCTAAAAGCCAAAGGAATTGAAGCTATTGCCATTTATGCCGGAATGGGAAAACGTGAAATCGATATTCTATTAGATAATTGCATTTACGGTAAAATAAAATTCCTTTATTTATCGCCAGAACGTCTGTTATCCGACATTGTTCGCGTGAGAATTTCCTACATGAAAGTCAATTTAATTGCCATTGATGAAGCACATTGTATATCGCAATGGGGTTATGATTTTCGTCCGCCATATCTTCAAATTGCAAAACTTAGAGAAATTCATCCTGATGTACCATTTTTAGCGCTTACAGCGACAGCAACAGAATTTGTTAGAAAGGATATTCTGGAAAAATTGGAAATGAATAATCCGAGGATTTTCGTTAAAAGTTTTGCTAGACAGAATTTAAGCTATGTTGTTTTCGGAAAGGAAGATAAATATAAAAAGCTGATAGACATTTGCCGAAATGTAAAAGGAACAGGATTGGTTTATGTACGTAACCGACGGGAAACTGCTGAAGTTTCAAACTTTATAAACCGAAATCAAATTAAAGCAGATTTTTATCATGCAGGATTAGAACGTGAAATTCGGTTTAAAAAACAGGAAGAGTGGAAACAGGATAAAACACGTGTAATGGTGGCTACAAATGCTTTTGGTATGGGGATCGACAAAGCCAATGTTCGTTTCGTAATTCACTTGGATTTACCAGAAAGTTTAGAAGCATATTATCAGGAAGCAGGTAGAGGTGGAAGGGATGAGAAACGAAGCTACGCAGTTTTATTGGCTAACCAATCTGATATTTTAAATCTTGAGGCTCGTTATGTAAATAGTTTTCCTTCAGCCGAGGAGATCAAAAAAACTTACCATTATTTAGGAAATTATTATCAATTGGCATTTGGAGCAGGCGAAGGTTTAACTTTTACTTTCGATGTTGCAGATTTTTGTAAACGATTTAATATAAGTGTTTTAAAAACCATATCGTCACTTAAATTTTTGGAACATGATGGTTACATCACGCTTTCCGAAAGTGTTTTTCTGCCTTCGAGGCTAATGTTTATTGTAAATCACGAAGAAGTATATCGCTTTCAGATTGAAAATAAAGGTTATGATAGCGTAATAAAAACTATTCTCCGATCTTATGGAGGTGCTTTTGATGGGTTTATAAAAATTAATGAAGCAGATTTAGCCAAAAAAGTAGGCATGTCTTATCAGGATGTTGTTGCTTTGCTAAATAAATTGCAGACAATAGAATTAGTAACCTACATACAACAAACCGATCAGCCTCAACTTCAATATATTCGTGCTAGAATAGATATGGATCATTTTGACTTAGATGTAAAATATTTAGCGCTGAGGAAAGAGATTTTACTGAAACAAGTAAGTGCAGTTGTGGCTTATGCTTCATCGGATACTTGCAGAAGTATTCAGCTTTTAAATTATTTTGATGAACATAATGCCTTAAAATGTGGTGTTTGCGATGTTTGTCTTGCCGAGAAAAGAGCTGAAAATGAAAGTAATTTAAGCGAAAAAATGGAGTATGAGATTATTACATTGTTGCAGCAGCAAGCTTTAAGTTTGGATGATTTAATTTCCGTTATCAAATATGGAAATGAAAATGAACGGCTCACTTCAATACGTGAGCTTTTAGACGCTGGAAAAATTAAAACCGATGGTAAAAAGTATTATCTATAAGTTTTCTGCTGATAAAAAAAACATATGGAATTAACATTATTATAATAATTTTACAATTCTAATTATCCTATTTTAAACCTCATAATGATAGAAAAAAATAACAAGAAAATTATCCGTTCATGGGCATTTTTCGATTGGGCAAATTCTGCTTATAACCTCGTTATTACCTCAACAATTTTTCCTGTTTATTATGCCATAATTACAACCACGAAAGAACATGGCGATCAGGTTTCTTTCTTCGGAAAAACTTTTATCAACACCGCATTATCCAATTATGCGCTTGCTGTTGCCTATTTAATTATGGTGCTTCTATTGCCAATTTTGTCTTCCTATGCTGATGCAAAGGGCAAAAAGAAATTTTTTATGACGTTTTTTACTTACATGGGCTCTTTGGCATGTATGGGTTTATATTTTTTCAAATTACCTACTTTAGAATTTGGCATTATTTGTTTTGTTTTAGCGGCAATGGGTTACGTAGGTGGTGTAATGTTTAATAATTCATATCTACCAATAATTGCTTCTGTTGATCAGCAAGATCGGGTTAGCGCTAAAGGCTTTTCTTATGGTTATATCGGTAGTGTAATTTTGCAAATCATTTGCTTTGTATTTGTACTAAAACCCGAACTTTTCGGTATTGTAGATAAATCATTCCCTGCACGACTATCTTTCCTACTAGTGGGAATTTGGTGGTTTATCTTTGCACAAATTCCATTTAAAATGTTGCCTAAAGATATTCCGAATGCGTCAGCCGTTGGCAAAGGCATTTTAAAAAGTAGTTTTAGTGAGTTTTCCAAAGTTTGGAAACAGTTAAAAGAAATGACGTTTTTGAAAACCTATTTAGTGGCATTTTTTTTCTATTCGATGGGTGTGCAAACCATCATGCTGGCAGCTGCTGGCTTCGGGGCAAAGGTTTTGAAACTCGAATCTGATAAGCTTATTATTGTAATTTTGATTATACAATTGGTAGCCATATTGGGTGCTTGGCTAATGTCTCAATTAGCAAAAAAAGTTGGCAACGTAACTGTATTATTAGGTGTTGTTATGGTGTGGATTGCTACTTGTGTTTGTGCTTATTACATCACTAATGCCACGCAATTTTATGGCCTTGCCGCAGTTGTTGGATTAATTATGGGCGGTATTCAATCACTTTCTCGTTCAACATATTCAAAATTTCTGCCTGCAAATTCTACTGATACTGCATCATTTTTTAGTTTTTATGATGCTACTGAAAAACTATCAATTGTAATTGGCTTATTTAGCTTTGCTTTTATAGAAGAACAAACCGGAAGTATGCGCAATTCGATTATTGCCTTAACATCGTTTTTTATTATCGGATTGATATTTTTAATACTTCTTAAAAAAATTGAACAAAAAGCAATTTCTAATATTGTAGATTTACAGCCTTAATGTCAATCCCTAATGAAAGTAGAATTATTTATACCTTGTTTTGTAGATCAACTATATCCAGAAACCGCGTTTAATACCTTAAGACTTTTAGAGAAATCAGGTTGCAAGGTAGAATACAATTCTAAACAAACTTGCTGTGGCCAACCTGCTTACAATGCCGGTTATTGGGACGAAGCTAAGGAAGTAGGAACGAAATTTTTAAATGATTTTTCTGAAAATACATATGTCGTGGCACCTTCAGCATCTTGCGTTGGTATGATAAAAGGCGGTTACAATGATTTATTTACGAATACCATTGTTCATAATAAATGCCGAAGTCTGCAAACAAACATTTTCGAGCTTTCTGATTTTTTAGTAAATGTGGCCAAAAAAGATTACTTCGGTGCTGAACTGGAAGGTAAGGCCGTTTATCACGATTCTTGTAGTGCTCTTCGCGAATGTAAAATAAAGGCTGAGCCCCGTCAGCTTTTGTCTAAAGTACACGGACTTGAAATGCTGGAAATGGATGATACCGATATGTGCTGCGGTTTTGGTGGAACCTTTGC is drawn from Pedobacter mucosus and contains these coding sequences:
- a CDS encoding B12-binding domain-containing radical SAM protein, with protein sequence MKTEIFVITPPFTQLNTPYPASAYIKGFLNTKNISTTQADLGIEVILELFSKQGLNNLFEVENGSLKSDNAKRILALKEEYLKTIDNVIAFLQGKNPTLALQICSDDFLPQASRFAQLEELDWAFGAMGTQDKAKHLATLYLEDISDYIVECIDENFGFSRYAERLGRSANSFDELYDALLKPPTYIDQILVSILEEKIFNIQPKLFLISVPFPGNLYSAFRCAQWVKANYPDIKVSMGGGFPNTELRSLSDKRVFEFFDYITLDDGELPIELLHHNIIHPIPVEAHFYKRTFLLENGEVVYKNDAFRSDYKQADVGTPDYSGLLLDKYISVIEIVNPMHRMWSDGRWNKLTMAHGCYWGKCTFCDISLDYIKVYEPVAARLIVDRIEDLTAKTGQNGFHFVDEAAPPALMREVALEIIRRKISVTWWTNVRFEKSFSLDLCLLLKASGCIAISGGLEVASDRLLKLIDKGVTVEQVAKVTRNFTEAGIMVHAYLMYGYPTQTIQETVDSLEMVRQLFEMGILQSGFWHQFAMTAHSPVGMYPEKFGVVKETESIGSFANNDLNYFDKTGIDHNQFSYGLKKSLFNFMHGLCFDYELQDWFDFKIPKTKIPSNFIEMALNNDDKFNVKPTAKVIWMGGKPSAEYITKSKKGNSWEMAALTFHAKKKSFTIQTNKNEGAWLVAILEKISISNEKVHTFLEVKTDFETEIENFELFWYSKPINTLRDYGLLVL
- a CDS encoding acyltransferase family protein, with product MDALPFLLLTIVALLFISLPIFKKLDETSAPITQRVSTLDGLRGFLAFAVFINHLDSNYSFIRHHQWSTYHVFNGMLGPLGVSFFFMITGYLFYGKIIESDGAKNWFKFLISRFFRIAPAYYLTYVFVLIIVLVSTSFSFQSSPVQVITAGVKYLALGIFPVDDLNKVHMERLLGVIWTLKLEWYFYFSLPILAFLAKKKPFLVSVIGLTLILVYIGIGHSEKKCWIVFFFCGMLCAALKHIQYQTKRNLMISSFLVSLCLISIIVFFHSLLGVPQIIILLIAFYLISNGSDLFGLLKLKGAKRLGNISYSLYLLHMAIIYVFLKIPYILNHSFKSEGFFWIFVIPCALITITIASLCYYLVEKEGIQIGKRLLKGHLFYKRVDLNNNSI
- a CDS encoding RecQ family ATP-dependent DNA helicase encodes the protein MTAIEILQKYWGHQAFRPLQQDIISSVLEGQDSLALLPTGGGKSICFQIPALVMDGICIVVSPLIALMKDQVENLKAKGIEAIAIYAGMGKREIDILLDNCIYGKIKFLYLSPERLLSDIVRVRISYMKVNLIAIDEAHCISQWGYDFRPPYLQIAKLREIHPDVPFLALTATATEFVRKDILEKLEMNNPRIFVKSFARQNLSYVVFGKEDKYKKLIDICRNVKGTGLVYVRNRRETAEVSNFINRNQIKADFYHAGLEREIRFKKQEEWKQDKTRVMVATNAFGMGIDKANVRFVIHLDLPESLEAYYQEAGRGGRDEKRSYAVLLANQSDILNLEARYVNSFPSAEEIKKTYHYLGNYYQLAFGAGEGLTFTFDVADFCKRFNISVLKTISSLKFLEHDGYITLSESVFLPSRLMFIVNHEEVYRFQIENKGYDSVIKTILRSYGGAFDGFIKINEADLAKKVGMSYQDVVALLNKLQTIELVTYIQQTDQPQLQYIRARIDMDHFDLDVKYLALRKEILLKQVSAVVAYASSDTCRSIQLLNYFDEHNALKCGVCDVCLAEKRAENESNLSEKMEYEIITLLQQQALSLDDLISVIKYGNENERLTSIRELLDAGKIKTDGKKYYL
- a CDS encoding amidohydrolase family protein; translated protein: MKHLYLLTIFSLIFFIAKSQDKKWDVEKYLGTTKNVTINTDEGTWMNLDVSADGQEIVFDLIGDIYSMPIAGGTAKLLSGGIAFDVQPRFSPDGKYISYTSDKSGGDNIWIMNRNGSGKKQITKESFRLLNNATWMPNSEYLIARKHFTAGRSLGSGEMWMYNINGGDGIQLTKRKNDQQDAGEPNVSPDGKFVYFSEDVSPGPNFEYSKDPNGTIYAIRQLDLNNGKLTTLINEQGGACRPQVSPDGNLIAFVKRVRLKSVLYVQNIKTGEEWPIYDDLSHDQQETWAIFGVYPNFAWMPDSKSIVFYAKGKIKKTDIVTLINSTIPFKANTVQTIQQALHFENPVFDNEFSAKMLRQLTTSPDGKTIVFNAAGYIYRQDLSSGKPERLTEGLDFEFEPNFSPDGKYIIYTTWNDELRGAIKRTDLKSGKTITLSDEKGFYYSPQYSTKGEKIVFRKGSGNDVLGYNYGRGTGIFIMPASGGSKILVSDNGIKPQFNNTDTRIYFQSSADGKKALKSIDLNGANERTHFTSQYANQFIVSPDNKYLAFTELFNVYITPMINVGTAQDASAGNKAIPVTKVTTEGGTYMQWSADSKNLHWTLGPKYFTIDVNKAFNFDGTSPKTQATSTDINLTLKSDVPTGLVALKGARIISMKGDEVIENGTILTDGNKIISIGKSDTITIPANAKVIDVTGKTIMPGIIDVHAHLRTSPDGITPQSDWSYMANLAFGVTTSHDPSSNTEMVFSQSEMLKAGRMIGPRVYSTGSILYGADGDFKVVINSLEDALANLKRLKAVGAFSVKSYNQPRREQRQQILEAARQLKMEVVPEGGSTFFTNMNMVADGHTGIEHSIPVLPVYKDVTALWNGTNVGYTPTLIVAYGGQWGENYWYDRTNVWENDKLLAFTPRSIIDARARRRTTSEYSDYNHIDIAKATKKIADGGTKVNLGAHGQIQGLGAHWELWMMVQGGFSPLQAIRNATVNGASYLGMNKEIGSLEVGKLADLVVMDDNPLDDIRNSEKIKFVMINGRLYDSATMNEMGTREKLRGKLWFENAKGNGYIIPNSDSETWTFTVPHCD